A single genomic interval of Labeo rohita strain BAU-BD-2019 chromosome 13, IGBB_LRoh.1.0, whole genome shotgun sequence harbors:
- the esr2b gene encoding estrogen receptor 2b isoform X2: MSSSPGPAPASASPALDSGKAIRGDSSNTLPRLYTSPLGMDNQTICIPSPYVEACQDYSPPHRGEISHGALTLYSPVSSTVLGYPHPPVSESLVPLSPTIFWPSHTTHTALSLHCPPPLTYSKTHAHTTWENTKTHTVNQSSSVLTHAKLLGQQLDCDDGLNPSPDIVGKGDMHFCAVCHDYASGYHYGVWSCEGCKAFFKRSIQGHNDYICPATNQCTIDKSRRKSCQACRLRKCYEVGMMKCGVRRERCSYRGARHRRNPQIRDSSGGALEVRGHSQHHLEFPLNPTHHLYPSGDKAEGRGLSLSPEQLVNCILEAEPPQIYLSEPIKKPYTEASMMMSLTNLADRELVLMISWAKKIPGFVELTLSDQVHLLECCWLDILMLGLMWRSVDHPGKLIFSPDLKLNRGEWNCVEGIMEIFDMLLATTSRFRELKLQREEYVCLKAMILLNSSMTLL, from the exons ATGAGCTCCTCCCCTGGTCCGGCCCCTGCGTCAGCCTCCCCTGCCCTGGACTCTGGCAAGGCCATTCGAGGGGACTCGTCTAACACCTTACCACGTCTGTACACGTCCCCGCTCGGCATGGACAACCAGACCATCTGCATTCCATCTCCGTATGTGGAAGCCTGTCAGGATTATTCACCGCCCCACAGGGGAGAGATCAGCCACGGAGCCTTAACGCTCTACAGCCCCGTGTCCTCCACAGTGCTGGGATACCCTCACCCCCCCGTGTCCGAAAGCCTGGTACCGCTCAGTCCGACGATCTTCTGGCCTTCCCACACCACGCACACAGCGCTGTCTCTGCACTGCCCACCTCCGCTGACCTACAgcaaaacacacgcacacaccacATGGGAgaacacaaagacacacacgGTTAACCAGAGCAG TTCCGTCCTTACTCATGCAAAGCTGTTAGGGCAGCAACTGGACTGTGATGATGGCTTGAATCCTTCACCAGACATTGTGGGTAAAGGAGACATGCACTTCTGTGCGGTGTGCCATGACTACGCCTCTGGGTATCACTATGGTGTCTGGTCATGCGAGGGGTGCAAGGCTTTCTTTAAACGCAGCATTCAAG GACACAATGACTATATTTGTCCAGCCACCAACCAGTGCACCATCGACAAGAGCCGACGCAAGAGCTGCCAGGCCTGTCGACTCCGCAAGTGCTATGAAGTGGGCATGATGAAGTGTG GTGTGAGGCGGGAACGCTGCAGTTACCGTGGTGCTCGCCATCGTCGCAACCCTCAGATCAGAGACAGCTCGGGTGGGGCGttagaggtcagaggtcattcCCAGCATCATTTAGAATTTCCCCTCAATCCCACTCATCACCTCTACCCTTCAGGGGACAAAGCTGAGGGGCGTGGCCTGAGCCTCTCCCCTGAGCAGTTGGTCAACTGCATTCTGGAGGCGGAGCCTCCTCAGATTTATCTGAGCGAGCCAATAAAGAAGCCATACACGGAGGCCAGCATGATGATGTCACTAACCAACCTCGCAGACAGGGAGCTGGTCCTCATGATCAGCTGGGCGAAGAAGATACCAG GCTTTGTGGAGCTGACTTTGTCAGATCAAGTGCATCTTTTGGAATGCTGCTGGCTGGATATATTGATGTTGGGATTGATGTGGAGGTCCGTGGATCATCCTGGGAAGCTCATCTTCTCGCCTGACCTCAAACTCAACAG AGGGGAATGGAATTGTGTTGAAGGCATCATGGAGATCTTTGACATGTTGCTGGCCACCACCTCCAGATTCAGAGAACTGAAGCTCCAGAGAGAGGAATACGTCTGCCTCAAAGCCATGATCCTTCTCAACTCCAGTATGACACTActctga
- the esr2b gene encoding estrogen receptor 2b isoform X1 — MSSSPGPAPASASPALDSGKAIRGDSSNTLPRLYTSPLGMDNQTICIPSPYVEACQDYSPPHRGEISHGALTLYSPVSSTVLGYPHPPVSESLVPLSPTIFWPSHTTHTALSLHCPPPLTYSKTHAHTTWENTKTHTVNQSSSVLTHAKLLGQQLDCDDGLNPSPDIVGKGDMHFCAVCHDYASGYHYGVWSCEGCKAFFKRSIQGHNDYICPATNQCTIDKSRRKSCQACRLRKCYEVGMMKCGVRRERCSYRGARHRRNPQIRDSSGGALEVRGHSQHHLEFPLNPTHHLYPSGDKAEGRGLSLSPEQLVNCILEAEPPQIYLSEPIKKPYTEASMMMSLTNLADRELVLMISWAKKIPGFVELTLSDQVHLLECCWLDILMLGLMWRSVDHPGKLIFSPDLKLNRGEWNCVEGIMEIFDMLLATTSRFRELKLQREEYVCLKAMILLNSNNCSSLPQTPEDVESRGKVLRLLDSITDALVWTISRTGLSSQQQSIRLAHLLMLLSHIRHLSNKGIEHLSSMKRKNVVLLYDLLLEMLDANTSQSSRMLTAHTEASLQSDTQQNAGILHTSRQQPALKESNQETRHSPQAEETVDKTLHCSLHRVDMDTD; from the exons ATGAGCTCCTCCCCTGGTCCGGCCCCTGCGTCAGCCTCCCCTGCCCTGGACTCTGGCAAGGCCATTCGAGGGGACTCGTCTAACACCTTACCACGTCTGTACACGTCCCCGCTCGGCATGGACAACCAGACCATCTGCATTCCATCTCCGTATGTGGAAGCCTGTCAGGATTATTCACCGCCCCACAGGGGAGAGATCAGCCACGGAGCCTTAACGCTCTACAGCCCCGTGTCCTCCACAGTGCTGGGATACCCTCACCCCCCCGTGTCCGAAAGCCTGGTACCGCTCAGTCCGACGATCTTCTGGCCTTCCCACACCACGCACACAGCGCTGTCTCTGCACTGCCCACCTCCGCTGACCTACAgcaaaacacacgcacacaccacATGGGAgaacacaaagacacacacgGTTAACCAGAGCAG TTCCGTCCTTACTCATGCAAAGCTGTTAGGGCAGCAACTGGACTGTGATGATGGCTTGAATCCTTCACCAGACATTGTGGGTAAAGGAGACATGCACTTCTGTGCGGTGTGCCATGACTACGCCTCTGGGTATCACTATGGTGTCTGGTCATGCGAGGGGTGCAAGGCTTTCTTTAAACGCAGCATTCAAG GACACAATGACTATATTTGTCCAGCCACCAACCAGTGCACCATCGACAAGAGCCGACGCAAGAGCTGCCAGGCCTGTCGACTCCGCAAGTGCTATGAAGTGGGCATGATGAAGTGTG GTGTGAGGCGGGAACGCTGCAGTTACCGTGGTGCTCGCCATCGTCGCAACCCTCAGATCAGAGACAGCTCGGGTGGGGCGttagaggtcagaggtcattcCCAGCATCATTTAGAATTTCCCCTCAATCCCACTCATCACCTCTACCCTTCAGGGGACAAAGCTGAGGGGCGTGGCCTGAGCCTCTCCCCTGAGCAGTTGGTCAACTGCATTCTGGAGGCGGAGCCTCCTCAGATTTATCTGAGCGAGCCAATAAAGAAGCCATACACGGAGGCCAGCATGATGATGTCACTAACCAACCTCGCAGACAGGGAGCTGGTCCTCATGATCAGCTGGGCGAAGAAGATACCAG GCTTTGTGGAGCTGACTTTGTCAGATCAAGTGCATCTTTTGGAATGCTGCTGGCTGGATATATTGATGTTGGGATTGATGTGGAGGTCCGTGGATCATCCTGGGAAGCTCATCTTCTCGCCTGACCTCAAACTCAACAG AGGGGAATGGAATTGTGTTGAAGGCATCATGGAGATCTTTGACATGTTGCTGGCCACCACCTCCAGATTCAGAGAACTGAAGCTCCAGAGAGAGGAATACGTCTGCCTCAAAGCCATGATCCTTCTCAACTCCA ATAACTGTTCAAGCTTGCCACAGACTCCTGAAGATGTGGAAAGCCGTGGGAAGGTTCTGAGGCTGCTGGACTCCATAACTGATGCGCTGGTTTGGACCATCTCCAGAACAGGCTTGTCCTCACAGCAACAGTCAATCCGGCTTGCCCATCTTCTAATGCTGCTCTCACATATTCGACACCTCAG CAACAAAGGCATTGAGCATCTGTCATCTATGAAGAGAAAAAACGTGGTGCTGTTGTATGATCTTCTGTTAGAGATGCTAGACGCCAACACGTCCCAGAGCAGCCGGATGCTGACGGCACACACAGAAGCCTCTCTCCAGTCGGACACACAACAGAATGCAGGGATCCTCCACACATCCAGACAGCAGCCTGCATTGAAAGAGAGCAACCAGGAGACACGGCACAGTCCACA AGCTGAGGAAACAGTGGATAAGACATTACACTGTAGTCTGCATCGAGTGGACATGGACACAGACTGA